In Nakamurella alba, the DNA window CTGCGGACACGCATCACATCGTCGGGGGAAGGGTCTCGCCCGGACCATGAGCCGCTATTCGGGGAGCAGACGGATGACGGTCCCGCCCGGCGCTCCGGACTTCGCCTCGTACATGGCGGTGTCGGCGCGGTGCACCAGTGTCCCGACGGAGACGCCGCCCGAGGTGACGGCGGCTCCGATGCTCGCGGAGAGTGCGATGTCGACCCCGTCGATGTGCAGGGGTCGGGCGAGCAGCTCGTGGATCCTGCCGGCCAGCGCGTGTGCGCCCTCCAGGGCCGCGGCGGCCGACTCCTGGTTGTCCACCAGGATGAGGAACTCGTCCCCGGCCAGCCGGCTCACCCGGTCCATCTCCCGCACCGAGGACAGCAGCCGTCGTGCCGCTGTCACCAGGACCTCGTCGCCGGCCCGGTGGCCGAAGGTGTCGTTGATGGCCTTGAAGCCGTCCAGGTCGAGGAACAGCACGGTCACCAGGGTGCGGTTGCGGCGGGCCGCTGCCAGGGCGAACTCGATGAGCTCGTGGATGAGTCCGCGATTGGGCAGCCCGGTGAGCTGGTCGTGCATCGCCCGCAGGGCGAGATCCTCGTGCGCGGCCCGGAGCTCGGCGCGGTCGGCGTCCATGGCCAGGAACGACACCGCTACGTGCGCCAGCAGTTCGGCGGCGGCGATGTCGTCGTCGGTGATCGTGTGGTCGACGGCCCAGTAGAGGTCGAGGGTGCCCCAGGTCCGGCCACGACCGATCAGTGGCAGCGCGAGAACGGCGTGCACGCCCAGTTCCGCGGCGCGACACTCGAAACGCGGCCATGCCATCTCGTCGATCGATCCGGCCTTGACCAGCTGCCCGGAGTCCAGGGCGTCACGGCACGGGCCCTCCTGCAGTGCTTCCTGCAGCAGTTCCAGGTCCTTGATGTCGCCGCCGGTGGCATGCACATAGGTGGTGCGCCCCTCGGCCAGCCGCATGACGCCGACACCGTCCACGTCGAGGGCTTCCGCGGCCACCTCGCACAGTCGGTGCAGCAGCTGCAGCGGTTCGAAGTCGGAGGTCGCAAGGGCGGCCAGTTCGGCGACGCCCCGACCGAGGCTGTCGAGGGGCACGGCGGTCGCTCCTGTCGGACACGAATGGTCCGCGGCCGCTGTTACCTCGGGATCGTGGCTCCACCGTACAGGTCGCGGCGATCCCGGCAAGCGGAACGATTCGGATGTGGATCACCCGTCCTCGCCACCTGGGTCTCGTCCTTAATCCGGCGCGACCCCACGCACGGTCACGTCCGTGCGGGAGATGACGTGACCGGCCGCACGTCGGCCAGGAGCAGCACTGCCGCGGCACCGAGTGCCGCCACTGCCAGCGCCACCCCGATGACGCCGCTGACGGTGAGCCAGGCGGGAGCCTGCACCAGGTGGGCTACGGCTGCGCTGCCGAAACGCAACGCCGTGATCGTCATCACCGCTGTCCCCACAGGTTTCTCCCGGACAGCGGCCACGGCCGGGAGCAGCAGAAGCACTGCGCCGACGGCCAGCAGCAGGCCCAGGGCCGGGTTGGAGTCACCCGCGGGAATGATCAACGTCGCCATGCCGATGCATGTCCAGGATCCGGCGAGAAGCGCCATTGCTGTTCCGGCGACCGGGTCGCGGGACACGAATGCCAGGATCGAACTGAGCAACTGCAGCGGCGGGACGAACGCCAACAGGATCACCGCGACGGTGTGCGACTGGGCCGGCGGGATCCATTGCAGCTGCAGCCCGCTCAGCATGACCGATCCCGCAGCCAGTGCCAGGAAGCCCAGCGGCAGCGACGGACCGACCGGTGATGTCGCCGACGGGCCGGCGCGGCCGTCGTCTTCGCGACTCACCCTGCCACGAGCAGCGCCTGCGCGGCTGCGGCCTTCATCCTGGTGTTGAACCAGGACAGTTGGCGGGACGTGTCGGAGTTGCTCCTGGTGGCGACAGCCAGCAGCTCCCTGTCCCGCAGCCCCTGGGCGCCCTGCATCAGTACCGTCCAGGTGGTCTGCACCAGGGTGCCGAGCACGTGCAGGTCCTGCAGGTCCCGGAGCAGTCCGATCTGTCCGCCGCGGGCCCGGGTGAGACCGGGGGCGTGCAGGCGATCGGGTTCGACGATGTCGTCCTCGTCGCGGGAAAGGTACCGATGGACGATCGGAGCGAGGGCTTGGGTGTGGGCCTCGCTCATTCCGGCCAGCAGGCGACACGTGTGATGGACGTCGGCCTGCTCGGCATGACCCAGCGCGACCACGCCCAGGGATGCGGCAAGAGTGTGTTCTGCCCGCAACGCCATGCCGAGATAGGTGGTGAGATGAGGCATGTCATCACGGTCCTGACTGCCCTGCGGTGGTCGCCTCGATCGCCGGCCGAACGGGGTCGGCCCGGCGCACCCGGCAGGCGGCGGTCTTGAACGCCGGTTGTTTTGAGACCGGGTCCCACACGGTCATGGTCAACTCGTTCGCCTGGCCCTGACGCCCTCCCGGCTCGTGCACGTCGGCGTCGGAGCTCCCGTAGTGGAACGGTGCGAAAACGGATCCCCTGGTGATCATCCCGATCCGCGCGGGGACCTGGATGCGGCCCCGCGGTGACTCGACCACCACGACGTCACCCTCGGTGATGCCGAGATCGCGGGCGTCCTCGGCGTTCATCTCCACCCAGGCGCGGGGCGCGGCCGCGTCCAGCGGACGTGACCGGCGGGTCTTGGTCCGGGTGTGGAACTGATACACCGTCCGACCTGTGGTGAACAGCAGCGGGAACTGTTCCGACGGCTGCTCGTGCGCAGGCACGTACACACACCCCTTGATCATCGCCCGGCCGTCGGGCGCCAGCGCCCGGTACTCCTGTTCGGTGACAGCAGCGCCGGTGAGCAGATCGTGACCGAACGTCTCGCACACGTCGACGGCGGACGGGAACACCGCGTCGGAGTAGAGCCGTGCGGCGCCGTCAGGGTGGGTGTCGTTCACCGGCCAGGCGACACCGGAGGTGTCGCGGAGCTTGTCGTACGTCAGGCCGGTGTAGTCAACGGGCCGCCCGGCACTGGCCGCCCGCCATGCGTCGAACGCTTCCTCCGCAGTGTGCCAGCCGATCAGCGGCGCGCCGCTCCTGGACCGGAAATCCATCGCCGCGGCATAGCTCAGAAAGATGTCCAGATCCGGTTTCGCCTGACCCGGCGGCTCCACCGCCTTCTCGGACAGGTGCACGACCCGGCTGGCGTTGGTGAAGGTCCCGGTTTTCTCCCCCCACCCGGCAGCAGGCAGCACGACATCGGCCAGTTGCGCGGTCTCGGTCAGGAAGAGGTCCTGGACCACGAGGAAGCAGGTGTCCTTCTCCAGGATCGAACGGATCCTCGCCGACTCCGGCATCGACACCGCCGGGTTCGTCGCCGAGACCCACAACAGGTTGATCGTCCCGTCCGCGACGTAGCCGAAGATCTGCATCGCATGGGTCGGGTCCGCCCAGTGCGGGATCACCATCGGATCGACGTCCCACAGCTCCGCGAGTTCGCGGACGTGATCGGGGTTGTCCCAGTTGCGGAAGCCGGGCAGGTCGCCGTCGGCTCCGCATTCCCGGTTGTTCTGGGCAGTCGGTTGACCATTCATCTGCAGGACGCCGGCCCCGGGCCGGCCGATCATCCCGCGCAGCAGGTGCAGGTTGTTCACCGCCACGGAGGCCGCGGTAGCCTGGTGCGACTGGTAGAAGCCCTGCAGCACGGTGGAGAGCACCGCCGAGCGTTCGCCGAAGATCCGCGCCGCGCGGCGGACGGCATCCGGCTCCAGACCGCAGATCGCAGCGACTTTCTCGACCGGGTAGTCATCCACCAGCTTGCGCAGGTCGTCGACACCGACGGTGTGCCGGTCCACCCAGTCGTGGTCCACCAGGTCGTTCTCGAACAGCTCCCGCAGCAGTCCGTTGAGCAACGCGAGGTTCGTACCCACCCGCACCGGCAGGTGCAGACCGCCGGTGCGCAGGGCTTCGACGGCGACCGGCGTCCGGCGCGGGTCGACGCACACCAGCACCGGTGGCTCGCTGCCGTGTGTCCGGTCGAGCACCCGGGACCACAGGACGGTCTGCGTCTCCGCCATGTTGTGACCCCACAGGAAAAGGGCGTCACAGTGCTCGATGTCGGAGTAGCAGCCGGGCTGGCCGTCGGTGCCGAACGACTCCTTGAACGCCGCCGCCGCGGTCGCCGTGCACAGCCTGGTGTTGCCGTCCATGTGCGGGGTGCCGAGTCCGGCCTTGCCGATCACTGCCAGCGTGTAGTACTCCTCCGCGAACAGCTGACCCGAGGTGTAGAACCCGTGGGACAAGGGCCCTTTCGTGCGCAGGAGACGTTGCGACTCGGCAACGATCCGGTCCATGGCCGTGGTCCAGTCGGTCGGTACCAGAATGCCGTCACGGCGGATGAGAGGTGTGGTGAGCCGGTCCGCCGACGAGGCCCACGGCGTACTTCCGTAGAGCCCCTTGGGACCGAGTCGCCCCTTGTTCACCAAGTCGTCCGCCC includes these proteins:
- a CDS encoding diguanylate cyclase domain-containing protein — encoded protein: MPLDSLGRGVAELAALATSDFEPLQLLHRLCEVAAEALDVDGVGVMRLAEGRTTYVHATGGDIKDLELLQEALQEGPCRDALDSGQLVKAGSIDEMAWPRFECRAAELGVHAVLALPLIGRGRTWGTLDLYWAVDHTITDDDIAAAELLAHVAVSFLAMDADRAELRAAHEDLALRAMHDQLTGLPNRGLIHELIEFALAAARRNRTLVTVLFLDLDGFKAINDTFGHRAGDEVLVTAARRLLSSVREMDRVSRLAGDEFLILVDNQESAAAALEGAHALAGRIHELLARPLHIDGVDIALSASIGAAVTSGGVSVGTLVHRADTAMYEAKSGAPGGTVIRLLPE
- a CDS encoding GPR1/FUN34/YaaH family transporter, with amino-acid sequence MSREDDGRAGPSATSPVGPSLPLGFLALAAGSVMLSGLQLQWIPPAQSHTVAVILLAFVPPLQLLSSILAFVSRDPVAGTAMALLAGSWTCIGMATLIIPAGDSNPALGLLLAVGAVLLLLPAVAAVREKPVGTAVMTITALRFGSAAVAHLVQAPAWLTVSGVIGVALAVAALGAAAVLLLADVRPVTSSPART
- a CDS encoding molybdopterin oxidoreductase family protein; this encodes MAVSNSSAPHDHDRVVDVWGPRTPHGRDDRWPSRVDVHLDAGVGPADVQKWVRSACVLCSNGCGCDIAVVDGQMVGIRGRADDLVNKGRLGPKGLYGSTPWASSADRLTTPLIRRDGILVPTDWTTAMDRIVAESQRLLRTKGPLSHGFYTSGQLFAEEYYTLAVIGKAGLGTPHMDGNTRLCTATAAAAFKESFGTDGQPGCYSDIEHCDALFLWGHNMAETQTVLWSRVLDRTHGSEPPVLVCVDPRRTPVAVEALRTGGLHLPVRVGTNLALLNGLLRELFENDLVDHDWVDRHTVGVDDLRKLVDDYPVEKVAAICGLEPDAVRRAARIFGERSAVLSTVLQGFYQSHQATAASVAVNNLHLLRGMIGRPGAGVLQMNGQPTAQNNRECGADGDLPGFRNWDNPDHVRELAELWDVDPMVIPHWADPTHAMQIFGYVADGTINLLWVSATNPAVSMPESARIRSILEKDTCFLVVQDLFLTETAQLADVVLPAAGWGEKTGTFTNASRVVHLSEKAVEPPGQAKPDLDIFLSYAAAMDFRSRSGAPLIGWHTAEEAFDAWRAASAGRPVDYTGLTYDKLRDTSGVAWPVNDTHPDGAARLYSDAVFPSAVDVCETFGHDLLTGAAVTEQEYRALAPDGRAMIKGCVYVPAHEQPSEQFPLLFTTGRTVYQFHTRTKTRRSRPLDAAAPRAWVEMNAEDARDLGITEGDVVVVESPRGRIQVPARIGMITRGSVFAPFHYGSSDADVHEPGGRQGQANELTMTVWDPVSKQPAFKTAACRVRRADPVRPAIEATTAGQSGP